One Salvelinus namaycush isolate Seneca chromosome 4, SaNama_1.0, whole genome shotgun sequence genomic window carries:
- the znf668 gene encoding zinc finger protein 668 encodes MASPQPGSPPPTEQDTPLAEPSEESKELEVEEPPVKKRGKGRPPKKSKHSFKCSACQEAFSSPLALRSHKLSAHSKEQQEQKQHPCSQCSKTFPSRAQLSKHQRSHSAQRPFQCDQCHKAYKTPTELRNHSRSHTGEKPFVCTECGKTFMQAICLRIHMTQHSGERPYSCPHCSKSYPTLSKLKVHLRSHTGEKPYFCAECGKSFADPSVYRKHRRNHQGHRPYSCDKCGKTYTELKDLKNHERSHTGEKPYLCSDCGKAFSRSSSLACHLRIHSQSKPYQCEQCGKGFTQLSSYQSHLRTHSGEKPFLCPQCGKMFSDPSSFRRHQRAHSGFKPYPCDKCAKRFRQPADLAVHQRVHSGQRPYKCQSCDKAFVASWDLRRHMLVHTGLRPFSCTECGKSFAERSSLNKHRRVHSGERPFKCDLCFKSFVVSSSLRKHERTHLAERPALLPQQAVPETVAAVFLAHTSLPQFSCSHCDVTFGTWEEVQAHEALHTVSPLSTTVAPLPMGPHVCATCREEFVLLSDLQAHEKMHPKPRPHVCDSCGKGFLNKAGLRKHQRIHSTNRNHVCPHCSKAFLFAAYLRKHLRTHRDPLPTFPLSDTHIAHTEPLPSPPPPIEVSSSTLEPGAICLTIPVTIPVTVPVTFQTTPMYIDKEDRL; translated from the coding sequence GCCTGCCAGGAGGCTTTCAGTAGCCCCTTGGCTCTCCGGAGCCATAAGCTGTCTGCCCACAGTAAGGAGCAGCAGGAGCAAAAACAGCACCCATGCTCTCAGTGCAGCAAAACGTTCCCCAGCAGAGCCCAGCTCTCCAAGCATCAGCGCTCTCACTCTGCTCAGCGCCCCTTTCAGTGCGATCAGTGTCACAAGGCTTACAAGACCCCAACGGAGCTACGCAACCACAGCCGCTcccatacaggggagaagccttttgTCTGCACCGAATGCGGCAAGACCTTCATGCAGGCCATATGCCTGCGTATTCACATGACGCAGCACAGCGGCGAGCGGCCATATTCCTGCCCCCATTGCTCCAAAAGCTACCCCACTCTGTCCAAGCTGAAGGTGCACCTGCGCTCTCACACGGGGGAGAAGCCCTATTTTTGTGCCGAGTGCGGGAAGAGCTTTGCCGACCCCTCTGTTTACCGGAAGCACAGGCGCAACCACCAGGGCCATCGGCCCTACTCCTGTGATAAGTGTGGGAAGACGTACACTGAGCTGAAAGACCTGAAGAACCATGAACGgtctcacacaggagagaagccctacCTGTGTTCAGACTGCGGCAAGGCTTTCTCCCGTTCCTCCTCCCTGGCTTGTCACCTCCGCATTCACTCCCAGAGCAAACCCTACCAGTGTGAGCAGTGTGGCAAAGGCTTCACTCAGCTCTCCTCCTATCAGTCTCACCTGCGCACTCACTCGGGTGAGAAGCCATTCCTCTGCCCGCAGTGTGGGAAGATGTTTTCAGACCCCTCCAGTTTCCGCCGGCACCAGAGGGCCCATTCAGGGTTCAAGCCCTACCCCTGTGACAAGTGTGCCAAGAGATTCCGGCAGCCTGCCGACCTGGCCGTGCATCAGCGGGTGCACTCCGGGCAGCGGCCCTACAAGTGTCAGAGCTGCGACAAGGCATTTGTGGCGTCCTGGGACCTGCGGCGTCACATGCTGGTGCACACAGGGCTGCGGCCCTTCTCCTGCACGGAGTGCGGCAAGTCCTTTGCCGAGCGCTCCAGTCTCAACAAGCACCGCAGGGTGCACTCCGGCGAGCGCCCATTCAAATGTGACCTGTGCTTCAAGTCGTTCGTGGTCTCCTCCAGCCTACGGAAGCACGAGCGCACTCACCTGGCTGAGAGGCCTGCGCTGCTACCGCAGCAGGCGGTACCTGAGACAGTTGCAGCAGTCTTCCTCGCTCACACCTCCCTCCCCCAGTTCTCCTGTTCACACTGTGACGTCACCTTTGGGACCTGGGAGGAGGTTCAGGCCCATGAGGCTCTTCACACCGTCTCCCCTCTTTCCACCACCGTGGCCCCCCTGCCCATGGGCCCACACGTATGCGCCACCTGCCGGGAGGAGTTTGTACTGCTGTCTGACCTGCAAGCCCACGAGAAGATGCACCCCAAACCGCGACCCCACGTCTGCGACAGCTGCGGCAAAGGTTTCCTCAACAAAGCTGGGTTGCGGAAACACCAGCGGATCCACTCGACCAACCGCAACCACGTCTGCCCCCACTGTAGCAAAGCTTTTCTGTTTGCCGCCTATCTCCGCAAGCACTTACGCACCCACCGCGACCCTCTgcccaccttccccctctctgacacacacattgcacacacaGAGCCTCTTCCCTCGCCACCTCCACCCATTGAAGTTTCCTCGTCTACTCTTGAGCCTGGTGCAATTTGTCTGACTATACCGGTGACGATTCCAGTGACTGTTCCTGTGACCTTTCAGACCACGCCCATGTATATCGATAAGGAAGACCGACTCTGA